Proteins co-encoded in one Trueperella abortisuis genomic window:
- a CDS encoding Sir2 family NAD-dependent protein deacetylase, producing MVISDPNEAAAALAQVMRGKRTLAITGAGVSTDSGLPDYRGQGTTEKPSIDYDMFTADPVWQRWVWQRNHETWRQFQALQPSGAHTALARLETAGLIGIATQNIDGLHTKAGSKRVWELHGSFDRVRCLDCGARFPRADYAADLEALNPNWPQYDRDPAVLATADRPEAEASTFKVAPCPVCGGLVKPDVVFFGESLPASMGDAMEAARECEVALVAGSSLVVSTGMWIVRQAYAAGATLAIINYGPTAADTVADIRIDCGVSPTLTALADALC from the coding sequence ATGGTTATTTCAGATCCAAACGAAGCAGCCGCCGCGCTCGCGCAGGTCATGCGCGGAAAACGTACGCTCGCCATCACCGGTGCGGGCGTGTCCACAGACTCCGGCCTGCCCGACTACCGCGGCCAAGGCACCACCGAAAAACCCTCCATCGACTACGACATGTTCACCGCCGACCCCGTCTGGCAGCGCTGGGTCTGGCAACGCAATCACGAAACGTGGCGCCAGTTCCAGGCCCTCCAGCCCTCCGGGGCGCACACCGCCCTCGCCCGGCTGGAGACCGCCGGCCTGATCGGAATCGCCACCCAAAACATCGACGGGCTCCACACCAAGGCCGGCTCGAAGCGTGTATGGGAACTGCACGGCTCCTTCGACCGCGTGCGCTGCCTCGACTGCGGCGCGCGCTTCCCGCGCGCCGATTACGCCGCCGACCTCGAAGCCCTCAACCCCAACTGGCCTCAATACGACCGTGACCCCGCCGTCCTCGCCACCGCCGACCGCCCCGAGGCCGAAGCCTCCACCTTCAAGGTCGCCCCCTGCCCGGTGTGCGGCGGACTCGTTAAGCCCGACGTCGTCTTCTTCGGCGAATCCCTGCCCGCCTCCATGGGCGACGCCATGGAGGCCGCCCGCGAGTGCGAGGTCGCGCTCGTGGCCGGCTCCTCGCTCGTCGTGAGCACAGGGATGTGGATCGTGCGGCAGGCCTACGCCGCCGGTGCCACGCTCGCCATCATCAACTACGGCCCCACCGCCGCCGACACCGTTGCCGACATCCGCATCGACTGCGGGGTCTCCCCCACGCTCACCGCGCTCGCCGATGCCCTCTGCTAA